A single Calidifontibacter indicus DNA region contains:
- a CDS encoding response regulator — MIRVLVVDDHPVVLAGLTALIEADPLMTVFASAASLRETESLVVNGEPDVCMLDLQLPDGDGISLGVMLKRRWPASRVLVLTMASDPGAVIRSLGAGLDGYLLKDSDPAELRAAIHAAAQGSTVLGRGTSGPVVVAATVLPDANPLAALDARDREILTLLVQGLGPSQIAGRLFLAPKTVRNRMTAMLAKLGVTTREDAIALGVAGGLGA; from the coding sequence ATGATCCGTGTCCTCGTCGTTGACGACCATCCCGTCGTCTTGGCCGGGCTCACCGCCCTCATCGAAGCCGATCCACTCATGACCGTGTTCGCCAGTGCCGCGAGTTTACGAGAGACCGAATCGCTGGTAGTCAACGGCGAACCCGACGTGTGCATGCTCGACCTCCAACTGCCCGACGGCGACGGGATCAGCCTCGGCGTCATGCTGAAACGCCGCTGGCCCGCGAGTCGTGTGCTCGTCCTCACGATGGCCTCCGACCCCGGCGCGGTGATCCGCAGCCTCGGCGCCGGACTCGACGGCTACCTGCTCAAAGATTCCGACCCGGCCGAGCTCCGTGCTGCGATCCACGCGGCCGCTCAAGGCTCCACCGTGCTCGGGCGCGGCACGAGCGGCCCCGTCGTGGTCGCCGCGACCGTGCTCCCAGATGCGAACCCACTTGCCGCACTCGACGCCCGCGACCGTGAAATCCTCACCCTTCTCGTTCAGGGCCTCGGACCCTCACAGATCGCAGGACGACTCTTCCTCGCGCCCAAGACCGTCCGTAACCGCATGACCGCGATGCTCGCCAAACTCGGCGTCACTACCCGCGAAGACGCCATCGCCCTCGGAGTCGCCGGCGGCCTCGGCGCCTGA
- a CDS encoding NADPH-dependent F420 reductase → MTNLTILGTGNMGQAIASVAAKGGHNVQQLGQEDLATAVTGDIVVLAVPYPAIDQIVEQRGDQLAGKIVVDITNPLNFETFDSLVVPADGSAAAEVAAKLPNSRVLKAFNTTFAGTLAAGTVGPLTTTVLIAGDDADAKSQLASVVTSGGLKAIDAGSLKRARELEAVGFLQLTLAASEKISWTGGFGVIS, encoded by the coding sequence ATGACGAACCTCACCATCCTCGGCACCGGCAACATGGGCCAGGCCATCGCCTCCGTCGCAGCCAAGGGCGGCCACAACGTGCAGCAGCTCGGCCAGGAAGACCTCGCCACCGCGGTCACCGGCGACATCGTCGTGCTCGCAGTCCCCTACCCGGCCATCGACCAGATCGTCGAGCAGCGCGGTGACCAACTCGCCGGCAAGATCGTCGTCGACATCACCAACCCGCTGAACTTCGAGACCTTCGACTCGCTCGTCGTGCCGGCCGACGGCTCCGCCGCCGCCGAGGTCGCCGCCAAGCTGCCGAACTCGCGCGTGCTGAAGGCGTTCAACACCACCTTCGCCGGCACCCTCGCGGCGGGCACGGTCGGCCCGCTGACCACCACCGTCCTCATCGCCGGCGACGACGCCGACGCGAAGTCGCAGCTCGCCTCGGTCGTCACCTCCGGTGGCCTGAAGGCCATCGACGCCGGTTCGCTCAAGCGCGCCCGCGAGCTCGAGGCCGTCGGCTTCCTGCAGCTCACGCTCGCCGCGAGCGAGAAGATCTCCTGGACGGGCGGTTTCGGCGTCATCTCCTGA
- a CDS encoding EamA family transporter, with protein sequence MAAATGWAVYILLTQFVGHRGDGLEGLAFTIPVAALTALVGVPPATGHLTPVVLLAALGLALLLPVFPFALEMLALRRMSHTAFGTFMALEPAIGAVLGFLVLGQRMAPIQLLGVALVAFAGGGRAAWWRSCADQQADAVVADPTVATG encoded by the coding sequence CTGGCAGCAGCCACCGGGTGGGCGGTCTACATCCTGCTCACCCAGTTCGTCGGCCACCGGGGCGACGGACTGGAGGGGCTGGCGTTCACGATCCCGGTTGCGGCGCTCACGGCCCTGGTCGGCGTGCCGCCGGCCACCGGTCATCTCACTCCGGTCGTGCTGCTCGCGGCCCTCGGGCTCGCGTTGTTGTTGCCGGTGTTTCCGTTCGCGCTCGAGATGCTCGCGCTGCGCCGGATGAGCCACACGGCGTTCGGCACCTTCATGGCCCTCGAACCCGCGATCGGAGCGGTGCTCGGGTTCCTCGTCCTCGGCCAGCGCATGGCGCCGATCCAGTTGCTCGGAGTCGCACTCGTGGCGTTCGCGGGGGGCGGCCGCGCAGCGTGGTGGCGGTCGTGCGCCGACCAGCAGGCGGACGCGGTCGTCGCCGACCCGACGGTCGCGACCGGCTGA
- a CDS encoding response regulator transcription factor gives MSTSDVLCSGPAPRTPTRHACRSALIAERPYVSDKTVANYVSAVMLELGAEDRSNAIAII, from the coding sequence ATGTCCACATCCGACGTTCTGTGCTCCGGCCCGGCGCCGAGAACACCGACCCGCCACGCATGTCGGTCGGCCCTGATCGCCGAACGGCCGTACGTGTCGGACAAGACCGTCGCCAACTACGTGTCGGCGGTGATGCTGGAACTCGGCGCCGAGGACCGCTCCAACGCCATCGCCATCATCTGA
- a CDS encoding sensor histidine kinase, which yields MITVLAPANPPLEQTRPAVPTSVILGSLLLAATCGLPLVGEFPRDETASVAALPLIAWLALGIAGIVVLDHRPRSLVGWAGIGAAATPMGVLIAGYLWPSGVAGEPQMLRFAAQWGPLTLVALVLPALAVMLTADPSRGDQRWRVWIVAACMGALGAACLAWFVATHAAYGATAAAGIGVVALVVAASGFVAEPRPVIEPLVDIGLGVAALAVAAGAGAVILQIARHEQIFGAEALGAFSTAATLALTLPGAWWLRREFLTRRYGTGVLSADEIAALTADLKTAADPRELLTKAGAMVTATSGVDETRLLLDEVPAPDGWDCWPLLVGDELVGTMLLHPSHPGGLEARQTRVCRQLLPTIALVARAVALAIDAEYARNDVAHQRDLERARILADLHDDLGPVLAGMSMRVQAASETHHLPELDALASDLASCRADLRRIVSGLSPTALGDGDVSAAIAALVASFDGGNGPDVTLTTDIPDGIDTHASVLIYRAIAEGITNAIKHAHATHVLVAVERETGGLRMSVTDDGVGGTLVPGVGLESLRNRVCETGGTLSIEQAAPRGTRLVLTLDEDDR from the coding sequence GTGATCACGGTCCTTGCCCCGGCAAACCCACCTCTGGAGCAGACTCGGCCAGCGGTACCGACGAGCGTCATCCTCGGGTCGCTGCTGCTGGCGGCCACCTGCGGTTTGCCGCTGGTGGGCGAGTTCCCACGCGATGAGACCGCCTCCGTTGCCGCCTTGCCGCTGATCGCCTGGTTGGCGCTCGGCATCGCCGGGATCGTGGTGCTCGATCACCGCCCTCGCTCGCTGGTGGGCTGGGCCGGTATCGGTGCGGCCGCGACGCCCATGGGGGTGCTGATAGCAGGGTATCTCTGGCCGAGTGGCGTCGCCGGCGAGCCGCAGATGCTGAGGTTCGCGGCCCAGTGGGGCCCGTTGACGCTCGTGGCGCTGGTACTGCCCGCCCTGGCAGTGATGCTGACCGCCGACCCATCGCGGGGAGATCAGCGTTGGCGAGTCTGGATCGTCGCGGCCTGCATGGGTGCGCTCGGCGCTGCGTGTCTGGCCTGGTTCGTCGCAACGCATGCCGCCTACGGTGCCACCGCAGCGGCTGGAATCGGGGTCGTCGCCTTGGTTGTCGCCGCCTCGGGATTCGTGGCCGAACCGCGCCCAGTCATCGAGCCGCTGGTCGACATCGGTCTCGGAGTGGCCGCGCTCGCCGTGGCCGCCGGGGCCGGTGCAGTGATCTTGCAGATCGCTCGCCATGAGCAGATATTCGGTGCGGAAGCCCTCGGCGCGTTCTCGACCGCCGCGACCCTGGCCCTCACGCTTCCGGGAGCCTGGTGGCTGCGGCGGGAGTTCCTGACCCGCCGCTACGGCACCGGTGTCCTCTCGGCCGATGAGATCGCCGCCCTGACCGCGGACTTGAAGACCGCGGCCGATCCCCGTGAACTCCTGACCAAGGCCGGCGCGATGGTCACCGCAACCAGCGGTGTGGATGAGACTCGGCTGCTGCTCGACGAGGTTCCGGCCCCGGATGGATGGGACTGCTGGCCGCTGCTCGTCGGTGATGAGCTGGTGGGCACCATGCTGCTGCACCCATCGCATCCGGGCGGCCTGGAAGCACGTCAAACCCGAGTGTGCCGTCAACTGCTGCCCACCATCGCGCTCGTCGCGCGCGCCGTCGCACTGGCCATCGACGCCGAGTACGCCCGCAACGATGTCGCCCACCAGCGCGACCTCGAACGAGCCCGCATCCTGGCCGACCTGCACGACGACCTCGGACCAGTGCTCGCCGGCATGAGCATGCGGGTGCAGGCTGCCAGCGAGACCCACCACCTGCCCGAGCTCGACGCGCTCGCCTCGGACCTGGCATCGTGCCGTGCCGATCTGCGCCGGATTGTGTCGGGACTCTCGCCGACCGCACTCGGCGACGGCGACGTGAGCGCCGCCATCGCTGCGCTGGTCGCTTCCTTCGACGGCGGCAACGGCCCGGACGTCACGCTGACCACCGACATACCCGACGGGATAGACACCCATGCCTCGGTCCTGATCTACCGCGCCATCGCCGAAGGCATCACCAACGCGATCAAGCACGCGCACGCCACCCACGTGCTTGTCGCCGTGGAACGAGAGACCGGTGGACTGCGCATGTCCGTGACCGACGACGGCGTCGGCGGCACTCTGGTCCCCGGAGTGGGCCTGGAATCTCTGCGCAACCGAGTCTGCGAGACCGGTGGAACACTCTCGATCGAGCAAGCCGCACCGAGGGGCACACGGCTGGTCCTCACGCTCGATGAGGACGACCGATGA
- a CDS encoding alpha/beta hydrolase, whose protein sequence is MTDTFGPHVVAMYGATDPSAPLVVLLHGRGSEETEIIGLASHLPTGRQYAAVRAPIAEGGGFAWFANRGVGRPVAESLRATMDWFTGWLDQVAPAGRPVLLVGFSGGAAFAGGLVLDRPTRYSGAAVLFGTMPFEAGLATDQGTLSGLPVFVAQGDSDHVIPRELLDRTWEYLGSDSGARATTLRVPGGHQLTASVVERLGEWITGITGRNDG, encoded by the coding sequence ATGACCGACACCTTCGGCCCGCACGTCGTCGCGATGTACGGCGCCACCGACCCGTCCGCCCCGCTGGTCGTGCTGCTGCACGGTCGCGGATCGGAAGAGACCGAGATCATCGGGCTCGCGTCGCACCTGCCCACCGGACGGCAGTACGCCGCCGTCCGCGCCCCGATCGCGGAGGGCGGCGGGTTCGCCTGGTTCGCCAACCGCGGCGTCGGCCGCCCGGTCGCCGAGTCGCTGCGCGCCACGATGGACTGGTTCACCGGGTGGCTCGACCAGGTGGCGCCGGCGGGTCGGCCGGTGCTGCTCGTCGGGTTCAGCGGCGGTGCCGCGTTTGCCGGCGGCCTCGTGCTCGACCGACCGACGCGCTACTCGGGTGCGGCCGTCCTGTTCGGCACCATGCCGTTCGAGGCCGGCCTCGCCACAGATCAGGGCACGCTCAGTGGCCTGCCGGTGTTCGTGGCGCAGGGCGACTCCGACCACGTGATCCCCCGCGAACTGCTGGACCGCACCTGGGAGTATCTCGGCTCCGACTCGGGCGCTCGGGCCACCACCCTGCGGGTGCCCGGCGGCCACCAGCTCACCGCATCCGTGGTGGAGCGCCTCGGCGAATGGATCACCGGCATCACCGGACGGAATGACGGATAA
- a CDS encoding winged helix-turn-helix transcriptional regulator has protein sequence MPLRSDWSTELCPVRRSLDVLGDPWVLLIIRDVLHGTGRFEELRDNLRISDAVLSRRLRAMVEADLLTTADYTNGGRIRQRYVATEAGADLLPLLQQLAIWAEKHTPTPEGGGHMTLFHETCGQETTRAETCSACGEQLRPEDMTWVKPWRGARHHLRGAGA, from the coding sequence ATGCCCCTGCGATCCGACTGGTCGACCGAGTTGTGCCCGGTGCGCCGGTCGCTCGACGTGCTCGGCGACCCCTGGGTGCTACTGATCATTCGCGACGTGCTGCACGGCACCGGACGCTTCGAGGAACTGCGCGACAACCTGCGCATCTCCGACGCCGTGCTGAGCCGGCGACTGCGCGCGATGGTCGAGGCCGACCTGCTGACGACGGCCGACTACACCAACGGTGGGCGCATCCGGCAGCGTTATGTGGCCACCGAGGCGGGCGCCGATCTCCTGCCACTCCTGCAGCAATTGGCGATCTGGGCCGAGAAGCACACCCCGACCCCGGAGGGTGGCGGACACATGACGCTCTTCCACGAGACCTGCGGCCAGGAGACCACCCGCGCCGAGACCTGCAGCGCCTGCGGCGAGCAGTTGCGACCCGAGGACATGACCTGGGTGAAGCCGTGGCGGGGCGCTCGACACCACCTGCGCGGCGCCGGCGCGTGA